A stretch of the Arthrobacter sp. PAMC 25486 genome encodes the following:
- the cysK gene encoding cysteine synthase A, giving the protein MARIYDNVTQLVGGTPLVRLNRLTEGLAATVAVKLEFYNPANSVKDRIGVAIVDAAEASGELQPGGTIVEGTSGNTGIALAMVGAARGYKVILTMPETMSTERRVMLRAYGAEIVLTPGSEGMRGAVEKAQEIVANTENAIWAKQFSNPANADIHRTTTGEEIWNDTDGAVDILVAGIGTGGTITGAGQLLKQRKPGVQVVAVEPIDSAILNGGAPGPHKIQGLGANFIPEVLDQTIYDEVLDATLEDSVAVARALGNQEGILGGISAGAAVWGALELAKRPENAGKLIVAVVPDFGERYISTVLYDDIRG; this is encoded by the coding sequence ATGGCACGTATTTATGACAATGTCACCCAGCTGGTCGGCGGCACCCCCCTGGTCCGGCTGAACCGCCTGACCGAAGGCCTGGCTGCCACGGTTGCCGTGAAGCTGGAGTTCTACAACCCCGCCAACAGCGTCAAGGACCGGATCGGCGTCGCCATTGTTGACGCCGCCGAGGCCTCGGGTGAACTGCAGCCCGGCGGCACTATTGTAGAGGGCACCTCCGGCAACACCGGCATCGCCCTGGCCATGGTGGGCGCTGCCCGCGGCTACAAGGTCATCCTGACCATGCCGGAGACCATGTCCACCGAACGCCGTGTCATGCTGCGCGCCTACGGCGCCGAAATTGTACTGACACCCGGTTCCGAGGGCATGCGCGGCGCTGTTGAGAAGGCCCAGGAAATCGTTGCCAACACGGAGAATGCCATCTGGGCCAAGCAGTTCTCCAACCCGGCCAACGCCGACATCCACCGCACCACCACGGGTGAAGAAATCTGGAACGACACCGACGGCGCCGTGGACATCCTCGTTGCCGGCATCGGCACCGGCGGCACCATCACCGGCGCCGGCCAGCTGCTGAAGCAGCGCAAGCCGGGCGTGCAGGTTGTTGCCGTTGAGCCGATCGACTCGGCCATCCTCAATGGCGGCGCCCCCGGCCCGCACAAGATCCAGGGTCTGGGCGCGAACTTCATCCCCGAGGTTTTGGACCAGACCATCTACGACGAGGTGCTGGACGCCACGCTGGAAGATTCCGTGGCCGTTGCCCGTGCACTGGGCAACCAGGAAGGCATCCTCGGCGGCATCTCCGCCGGCGCGGCCGTGTGGGGCGCACTGGAACTGGCCAAGCGCCCGGAGAACGCCGGTAAGCTGATCGTTGCCGTGGTCCCCGACTTCGGCGAACGCTACATTTCCACCGTGCTGTACGACGACATCCGCGGCTAA
- a CDS encoding glyceraldehyde-3-phosphate dehydrogenase produces MDNNSDAVLDSWIQREAMAEAMIPLIGRLYRDNNVLTSIHGRSLINQSVIAIMKAHRFARQVDDVELPVEDTLPLLQALTTLQLGAASLDLARLNAGFKAATENSLEAYLRTELADIVDRYGADERNSTDVVLYGFGRIGRLLARILIEHSGGGHGLRLRAVVVRNGGGKDLAKRASLLRRDSVHGPFNGTITVDEERNIIQANGTAIQVIYSDSPATIDYESYGINNALVVDNTGRWRDEEGLSQHLKSSGVAKVLLTAPGKGALKNVVHGINHATIAPEDKIITAASCTTNAITPVLKVLNDKFGIVHGHVETVHSFTNDQNLTDNFHTGERRGRSAALNMVLTETGAAKAVAKALPELEGKLTGNSIRVPTPNVSMAILNLTLENGTTKDEVNTFLREVSLHSGLRKQIDFIDSPEVVSSDFVGSRRAGIVDGLATISNDKHLVLYVWYDNEFGYSCQVVRVMEEMAGVHPRQFPAVETTAALQA; encoded by the coding sequence GTGGACAACAACTCAGACGCCGTCCTGGATTCCTGGATCCAGCGCGAAGCCATGGCGGAGGCAATGATCCCGCTCATCGGCAGGCTTTACCGGGACAACAACGTCCTGACCAGCATTCATGGCCGCTCGCTGATCAACCAGTCGGTCATCGCCATCATGAAGGCACACCGCTTTGCACGCCAGGTGGACGATGTGGAACTGCCCGTCGAGGACACCCTGCCGCTCCTACAGGCACTGACAACATTGCAGCTCGGCGCCGCATCACTGGACCTGGCCCGGCTCAACGCAGGATTCAAGGCAGCCACGGAAAACAGCCTGGAGGCCTATCTGCGCACGGAACTGGCCGACATCGTTGACCGCTACGGCGCCGACGAGCGCAACAGCACCGACGTGGTGCTCTACGGCTTCGGGCGGATCGGACGCCTGCTGGCGAGGATCCTCATCGAACACTCCGGCGGCGGCCACGGCCTGCGCCTGCGCGCCGTCGTGGTCCGCAACGGCGGGGGCAAGGACCTGGCCAAGCGTGCCAGCCTGCTGCGCCGCGACTCGGTCCACGGGCCCTTCAACGGCACCATCACGGTGGATGAAGAACGCAACATCATCCAGGCCAACGGCACCGCCATCCAGGTCATCTACTCAGACAGTCCGGCAACGATCGACTACGAAAGCTACGGCATCAACAACGCCCTGGTTGTGGACAACACCGGCCGCTGGCGCGACGAGGAAGGCCTGTCGCAGCACTTGAAAAGCAGCGGTGTTGCCAAGGTCTTGCTGACGGCTCCCGGCAAGGGTGCGTTGAAGAACGTGGTGCACGGCATCAACCACGCCACGATCGCACCCGAAGATAAAATCATCACGGCCGCATCCTGCACCACCAACGCCATTACCCCGGTGTTGAAGGTTCTCAACGACAAATTTGGGATTGTGCACGGCCACGTCGAGACGGTCCACTCGTTCACGAACGACCAGAACCTCACCGACAACTTCCACACGGGCGAACGCCGCGGCCGCTCCGCCGCGCTGAACATGGTTCTGACTGAAACCGGTGCCGCCAAGGCCGTGGCGAAGGCCCTGCCGGAGCTCGAAGGCAAGCTGACAGGGAACTCCATCCGCGTCCCCACCCCAAATGTGTCCATGGCGATCCTGAACCTGACGCTGGAAAACGGCACCACCAAGGACGAGGTCAATACGTTCCTGCGTGAGGTGTCGCTGCATTCTGGATTGCGCAAGCAGATTGACTTCATCGATTCCCCCGAGGTGGTCTCCAGCGACTTCGTCGGTTCGCGCCGGGCAGGCATCGTGGACGGCCTCGCCACCATCAGCAACGACAAGCATCTGGTCCTCTACGTCTGGTACGACAACGAGTTCGGCTACAGCTGCCAGGTGGTGCGCGTCATGGAGGAAATGGCCGGCGTCCACCCGCGCCAGTTCCCTGCCGTGGAGACCACAGCGGCACTGCAGGCCTAG
- a CDS encoding HNH endonuclease family protein produces the protein MARHAREPSPPRPRQPRRAPVVSAALVLLLVLLVTAGWLHTSGRWPFTPDAGPAPALRTSPPVLGGPVIVVGPATALAVLATLPVKGRAPSNNYQRSAFGEAWLDADANGCDTRNDILRRDLTDLTFTDGSLCTVAAGTMMEPYTGRQISFQRGKDSSGAIQIDHVVALGNAWQTGAAALTAQQRQSLANDPLNLLAVDGPANQEKSDGDAATWLPPEKKIRCLYVARQISVKAAYQLWVTPAEKVAMERILGLCPKQQSLPSGYLP, from the coding sequence ATGGCACGGCATGCACGTGAGCCTTCCCCGCCGCGCCCGCGGCAGCCTCGCCGGGCGCCCGTCGTCAGCGCTGCCCTGGTGCTGCTCTTGGTCCTGTTGGTGACGGCGGGCTGGCTGCACACCTCCGGCCGCTGGCCCTTTACGCCCGACGCCGGACCCGCACCTGCCCTGCGCACCTCACCTCCGGTCCTGGGTGGCCCCGTCATTGTGGTGGGGCCCGCCACCGCCCTGGCCGTTTTGGCGACGCTGCCGGTCAAAGGCCGGGCGCCGAGTAACAACTACCAGCGCAGCGCCTTTGGGGAGGCGTGGCTGGATGCCGACGCCAATGGCTGCGATACCCGCAACGACATCCTGCGCCGCGACCTCACCGACCTCACCTTCACCGACGGGTCCCTGTGCACGGTGGCCGCCGGGACCATGATGGAGCCCTACACGGGGCGGCAGATTTCATTCCAACGCGGCAAGGACAGCAGCGGTGCCATTCAGATCGACCATGTTGTGGCATTGGGAAACGCATGGCAAACCGGTGCGGCTGCCCTGACCGCGCAACAACGCCAAAGCCTGGCCAATGACCCACTGAACCTCTTGGCCGTTGATGGCCCCGCCAACCAGGAAAAGTCCGACGGCGATGCGGCCACCTGGCTGCCTCCGGAGAAGAAGATCCGCTGCCTGTACGTGGCGCGGCAAATATCCGTCAAGGCTGCCTATCAGCTGTGGGTCACCCCCGCGGAGAAGGTGGCCATGGAACGCATCCTGGGACTGTGTCCGAAACAGCAAAGCCTGCCCTCCGGATACCTGCCATGA
- the yaaA gene encoding YaaA family protein produces the protein MLILLPPSEGKTPADAGSPVDLATLSFPSLTDARQNVAIALAEVSGQKDALTQLGVGASLVHEVSRNTRLAHEPAAPAHSIYTGVLFDALGYQSMTATQKRKADAAVVVVSGLWGAVGFADSIPAYRLSMSVGLPGLGKLASYWKPRLAEAVAARAEGHLLVDCRSSSYAAAWVPDPDRTVAVNVFTERDGTRKVVSHFAKHTRGELARHLLTRRGKAPETPAQLAKAAAEKWSVELVPGTGRKAHALNIILAD, from the coding sequence GTGTTGATTCTGCTGCCGCCCTCTGAAGGCAAGACCCCCGCCGACGCCGGATCGCCGGTCGATCTGGCCACGCTCAGTTTCCCGTCCCTCACCGATGCACGGCAAAATGTGGCCATAGCCCTGGCTGAAGTGTCCGGACAGAAGGATGCGCTCACCCAGCTAGGCGTGGGTGCCTCGCTGGTCCACGAGGTCAGCCGCAACACGCGCCTGGCCCACGAGCCAGCAGCGCCAGCCCACAGCATTTACACGGGCGTCCTTTTCGACGCCCTCGGCTACCAGAGCATGACGGCCACGCAAAAGCGCAAGGCTGATGCCGCCGTCGTGGTTGTCTCGGGATTGTGGGGTGCTGTGGGGTTTGCCGACAGCATTCCCGCCTACAGGCTGTCAATGTCGGTGGGGCTGCCTGGTTTGGGCAAGCTGGCCAGTTACTGGAAGCCGCGCCTGGCCGAGGCCGTTGCGGCACGCGCGGAGGGGCACCTGCTGGTGGACTGCCGATCGAGCAGCTATGCGGCGGCCTGGGTTCCGGATCCGGATCGCACCGTGGCTGTCAATGTTTTCACCGAGCGCGACGGTACCCGCAAGGTGGTCTCGCACTTCGCCAAGCACACCCGCGGCGAACTGGCCCGGCATTTACTGACCCGTCGAGGCAAGGCCCCGGAAACCCCCGCCCAGCTGGCGAAGGCCGCCGCTGAAAAATGGTCTGTGGAGTTGGTTCCCGGAACCGGGCGCAAGGCGCATGCCCTGAACATCATTCTGGCGGACTGA
- a CDS encoding Nif3-like dinuclear metal center hexameric protein — MGDDTDDTDDASGAAGDADDEAAGDSLETPVLADVLVAVEELWPESLAETWDQVGLVVGRPDAEVDRIMFAVDPTLEVIDEALEWGAQLLITHHPLLMKGVNSVAATSGKGRAVHRLIEGGCALLTVHTNGDSAVGGVSDVLADAIGLGDVKPLVRAPLGLVEEGIGRVGLLAGPEKLGDLAARVFLQLPAVAGGVRVSGDKDALVRKVAVCGGAGDSLFDAVRASDADVFVTADLRHHPASEAREVRADGKPYLIDLSHFASEWLWLPAAAEALGNVLADQGFAAELVVSQTNTDPWDFILTPGN; from the coding sequence ATGGGCGATGACACCGACGACACCGACGACGCGAGCGGCGCCGCCGGCGACGCCGATGACGAGGCCGCCGGCGACAGCCTGGAAACGCCCGTCCTGGCGGATGTTCTGGTGGCGGTTGAGGAACTGTGGCCGGAATCGTTGGCTGAAACGTGGGACCAGGTGGGCCTGGTGGTGGGGCGTCCCGATGCCGAGGTGGACAGGATCATGTTCGCCGTCGACCCCACACTGGAGGTCATTGACGAAGCCCTTGAATGGGGCGCGCAGCTGCTCATCACCCACCACCCGTTGCTGATGAAGGGCGTGAACTCCGTGGCGGCGACGTCCGGCAAGGGGCGGGCTGTGCACCGGTTGATCGAGGGTGGCTGCGCTTTGCTGACGGTCCACACCAACGGGGACAGTGCCGTGGGCGGTGTCTCCGATGTGCTGGCCGACGCCATCGGTCTGGGTGATGTCAAGCCGCTCGTGCGTGCACCGCTCGGGCTGGTTGAAGAGGGCATCGGCCGGGTCGGCCTGCTGGCCGGGCCCGAAAAGCTTGGCGACCTGGCGGCCAGGGTGTTTCTGCAGCTTCCTGCCGTGGCCGGCGGTGTGCGCGTGTCGGGGGACAAGGATGCACTGGTGCGCAAGGTGGCCGTCTGCGGTGGCGCTGGAGACAGTTTGTTTGACGCGGTGCGAGCCAGCGACGCCGACGTATTTGTGACAGCAGACCTGCGCCACCATCCGGCGTCGGAAGCCAGGGAAGTTCGGGCTGACGGCAAGCCCTACCTGATCGACCTCTCCCACTTTGCCAGCGAATGGTTGTGGCTCCCCGCCGCCGCCGAAGCCCTGGGCAACGTGCTGGCGGACCAGGGGTTTGCCGCTGAATTGGTGGTCAGCCAAACCAACACGGACCCCTGGGACTTCATACTCACCCCCGGGAACTAG
- a CDS encoding zinc ribbon domain-containing protein, protein MAKAAPGEQMRLLDVQALDGKLRGLDVQAKALKEDPRLPDLHAGVTTAKSDQVVLDTAVGDAQRALTKAEDDVASVVARIERDEAKLNSGTGLSKDLMALQSEIESLTKRRSDLEDTELEAMEAFEEATAKQGAQRDLVAQMQSVLDEVLDEVRSKLGGLKMERDATLAERAELAATFDPALLAIYDRALAKYGVGAARLFHGKSEGSGMQLSAGDLVEIKKAPADTIVFCPDSGAILVRSEDWG, encoded by the coding sequence ATGGCCAAGGCAGCACCGGGCGAGCAAATGCGTTTGTTGGACGTTCAGGCACTTGACGGGAAATTACGGGGGCTCGACGTCCAGGCAAAGGCGTTGAAGGAAGATCCCAGGCTTCCGGACCTGCACGCGGGCGTGACAACGGCAAAGAGCGACCAAGTGGTTCTCGACACCGCCGTCGGCGATGCCCAGCGGGCCCTGACGAAGGCCGAAGACGATGTGGCCTCAGTGGTGGCGCGGATTGAGCGCGACGAGGCGAAACTCAATAGCGGCACCGGCCTGTCCAAGGACCTGATGGCGCTGCAGAGTGAGATTGAATCCTTGACTAAACGCCGCAGCGACCTTGAAGACACCGAGCTTGAGGCCATGGAGGCCTTCGAGGAAGCAACAGCCAAACAGGGTGCCCAGCGCGATCTTGTGGCCCAGATGCAGTCGGTGCTGGATGAGGTTCTTGATGAGGTGCGCAGCAAGCTTGGCGGGCTGAAGATGGAACGCGACGCCACCCTCGCCGAACGTGCCGAACTGGCCGCAACCTTTGATCCGGCGCTGCTGGCCATCTATGACCGAGCCCTGGCCAAATACGGTGTGGGCGCTGCCCGGCTCTTCCACGGGAAGTCAGAGGGCTCAGGCATGCAGCTCAGTGCCGGCGACCTCGTGGAAATCAAGAAGGCCCCCGCTGACACAATCGTGTTCTGCCCCGACTCCGGCGCCATCCTGGTCCGCTCGGAGGACTGGGGCTGA
- the msrA gene encoding peptide-methionine (S)-S-oxide reductase MsrA, translating into MKTFVLGGGCFWCLDAVYQMTRGVESVVSGYTGGALPNPSYDQICSGMTGHAEVVSVTFDEDIIPADTILDMFFVQHDPTTLNRQGYDAGTQYRSVMYYRDAQEEALFRAAIARNQPLWPDPIVTEVSPLEVIYEAEGYHQDFYAQRPEVGYCQVIINPKIAKVRKHYAAWLTA; encoded by the coding sequence ATGAAGACTTTTGTATTGGGCGGCGGCTGTTTTTGGTGCCTGGATGCCGTGTATCAGATGACCCGTGGCGTGGAATCGGTGGTGTCCGGCTATACCGGAGGCGCGCTGCCCAACCCCAGTTATGATCAGATTTGCTCCGGGATGACGGGCCATGCCGAGGTGGTGTCGGTGACGTTTGACGAGGACATCATTCCGGCGGACACTATTTTGGACATGTTCTTTGTCCAGCACGATCCCACCACCCTGAACCGCCAGGGGTACGACGCCGGAACCCAGTACCGCTCGGTCATGTACTACCGCGATGCTCAGGAAGAAGCACTCTTCCGGGCTGCGATTGCACGGAACCAGCCGCTGTGGCCGGACCCGATCGTGACGGAGGTGTCGCCGTTGGAGGTCATTTACGAGGCCGAGGGCTACCACCAGGACTTCTATGCCCAACGGCCAGAGGTGGGCTACTGTCAGGTCATTATCAACCCCAAAATCGCGAAAGTGCGAAAACATTACGCAGCGTGGCTTACCGCCTAG
- a CDS encoding VOC family protein, producing MPDTPVGRLHHVEIWVVDYPRAKSTIGWVLERLGYHLASEWGHGGSWQGAGEYIVLESGPDVSGPHERRRAGLNHLAFVAGPASNVDALADAALGQGWVLMFPDRHPYAGGAGHYAAYLENADGFEIELVAGPAPQPLESAG from the coding sequence GTGCCGGATACTCCCGTGGGGCGGCTTCACCATGTGGAGATCTGGGTTGTTGACTACCCGCGGGCAAAGTCGACCATTGGCTGGGTCCTGGAACGGCTGGGCTACCACCTTGCATCCGAATGGGGCCACGGCGGCAGCTGGCAGGGCGCTGGCGAGTACATCGTCCTGGAATCCGGACCCGATGTTTCCGGTCCTCATGAGCGGCGCCGGGCGGGACTGAACCATCTCGCCTTTGTCGCCGGTCCGGCGTCGAACGTTGATGCCCTTGCCGACGCCGCCCTGGGACAAGGCTGGGTGTTGATGTTTCCGGACAGGCACCCCTACGCTGGCGGTGCGGGCCACTATGCGGCCTATCTGGAAAACGCGGACGGCTTCGAGATTGAACTCGTGGCCGGTCCGGCGCCGCAGCCCTTGGAATCGGCCGGCTGA